A section of the Humulus lupulus chromosome 2, drHumLupu1.1, whole genome shotgun sequence genome encodes:
- the LOC133819760 gene encoding 9-cis-epoxycarotenoid dioxygenase NCED6, chloroplastic, with translation MQGSLHFPATPTTPKVAFSQSSNSSPFISCKILINPSRKTTTLPRETTKPAPFRAPSPPLEVTKPLPRTPKPKPKPTLPLTHLNPVQKLVASVLDTIESSLIAPMEKNHKLPETVDPAVQLSGNFAPVREFPVQKGLEVTGQIPACLRGVYLRNGANPLFAPSAGHHLFDGDGMIHAVKLEAGNRASYSCRYTRTNRLQQEAKLGRSVFPKPIGELHGHSGLARLALYLARAGIGLIDTSRGTGVANAGLVYFNGRLLAMSEDDLPYHVKIKGDGDLETIERFDFEDQLFCPMIAHPKVDPETGELHALSYDVVKKPYLKYFRFDTCGKKTRDMGIKLEQPTMIHDFAITKNHVVVPDHQVVFKLSEMIRGGSPVVYDRSKTARFGVLPKSEVDGSGIQWVDVGNCFCFHLWNAWEETSTNGENIVVVIGSCMNPPDSIFNENRNEPLRSELTEIRLNMVTRESTQRVILPGVNLEAGQVNRELLGQKTKYVYLAIAEPWPRCSGIAKVDLETGEVTKHVYGAGRFGGEPFYVAEKRKRSSEDDDDDDYIKNGLINTNDDDYGSEDVDDGYLVGFVRNENEEKSELVIVKASNMEEVASVKLPSRVPYGFHGTFVSAQDLVEQV, from the coding sequence ATGCAAGGCTCTCTGCACTTCCCGGCCACCCCAACTACTCCAAAAGTAGCCTTTTCTCAAAGCTCAAACTCCTCTCCTTTCATATCATGTAAAATCCTTATAAACCCTTCTAGAAAAACTACTACTCTCCCCCGGGAAACAACCAAACCGGCGCCGTTTAGGGCTCCGTCACCACCACTCGAAGTTACTAAACCACTGCCCAGAACACCAAAACCAAAGCCCAAACCCACTCTTCCTTTAACTCATCTGAACCCGGTTCAGAAGCTAGTAGCCTCGGTGCTCGACACAATAGAGAGCTCGCTAATAGCGCCAATGGAGAAAAACCATAAACTGCCTGAAACGGTCGACCCGGCGGTTCAGTTATCTGGGAATTTCGCCCCGGTTCGAGAGTTTCCGGTTCAGAAGGGACTCGAAGTGACTGGTCAAATCCCGGCGTGCTTACGTGGCGTTTACTTAAGGAACGGGGCTAATCCCCTGTTCGCGCCCTCAGCTGGGCATCACTTGTTCGACGGCGACGGTATGATACACGCCGTCAAGCTCGAAGCCGGCAACCGAGCTAGCTACAGTTGCAGGTACACGCGCACCAACCGGCTCCAGCAAGAAGCCAAGCTGGGTCGCTCCGTTTTTCCCAAGCCGATTGGGGAGCTGCATGGACACTCCGGCTTGGCTCGGCTCGCGCTGTACTTAGCTCGAGCTGGGATCGGCTTAATCGACACGTCGAGAGGAACCGGCGTGGCCAACGCTGGGCTCGTTTATTTTAACGGCCGGCTGTTGGCTATGTCCGAGGATGATCTTCCGTACCACGTTAAGATCAAGGGAGATGGCGACCTCGAGACGATCGAACGGTTCGATTTCGAGGACCAGCTCTTTTGTCCAATGATCGCGCATCCCAAGGTGGACCCCGAGACGGGTGAGCTCCACGCGCTGAGCTACGATGTGGTTAAGAAACCGTACCTGAAGTACTTCAGGTTCGACACGTGCGGAAAAAAGACACGTGACATGGGAATCAAGTTGGAACAACCTACGATGATACATGACTTCGCCATAACGAAGAACCACGTTGTGGTTCCAGACCACCAGGTGGTTTTCAAGCTATCCGAAATGATTCGGGGCGGGTCGCCCGTAGTTTACGACCGGAGCAAGACCGCCCGGTTCGGTGTTTTGCCGAAATCCGAAGTTGACGGGTCGGGTATCCAGTGGGTCGACGTGGGAAACTGCTTCTGCTTTCATTTATGGAATGCATGGGAGGAAACTTCCACTAATGGTGAGAATATCGTGGTTGTGATCGGGTCGTGCATGAACCCGCCCGATTCGATTTTCAACGAGAACCGAAACGAACCGCTTCGGAGCGAGTTGACCGAGATTCGACTCAACATGGTGACTCGGGAATCGACTCAGCGAGTGATATTGCCGGGAGTGAATTTGGAAGCTGGGCAGGTGAATAGAGAGCTGTTAGGGCAAAAAACTAAGTACGTGTACTTGGCCATAGCCGAGCCGTGGCCGAGGTGTTCGGGCATTGCCAAGGTGGATttggaaaccggtgaggtcaccAAGCACGTGTACGGGGCCGGCCGGTTCGGTGGTGAACCGTTTTACGTGGcggagaagagaaagagaagtagtgaggatgatgatgatgatgattatatTAAAAATGGATTAATTAACACTAATGATGATGATTATGGTAGTGAAGATGTAGATGATGGGTACTTAGTGGGTTTTGTGAGAAATGAGAATGAGGAGAAATCAGAACTGGTGATTGTGAAAGCTTCGAATATGGAGGAAGTTGCTTCGGTGAAGTTACCATCTAGGGTTCCTTATGGGTTTCATGGAACGTTcgttagtgcacaggatttagtTGAACAGGTTTAA